From Elaeis guineensis isolate ETL-2024a chromosome 16, EG11, whole genome shotgun sequence, a single genomic window includes:
- the LOC105059587 gene encoding AP-2 complex subunit mu, giving the protein MPVAASAIYFLNLRGDVLINRLYRDDVGGNMVDAFRTHIMQTKELGTCPVRQIGGCSFLYMRISNVYIVIVVSSNANVACAFKFVVEAVALFKSYFGGAFDEDAIRNNFVLIYELLDEIMDFGYPQNLSPEILKLYITQEGVRSPFSSKPSEKPVPNATLQVTGAVGWRREGLVYKKNEVFLDIVESVNLLMSSKGSVLRCDVTGKILMKCFLSGMPDLKLGLNDKIGLEKESQLKSRPAKSGKTIELDDVTFHQCVNLTRFNSEKTVSFVPPDGEFELMKYRITEGVNLPFRVLPTIKELGRTRMEVNVKVKSVFGAKMFALGVVVKVPVPKQTAKASFQVTSGRAKYNASIDCLVWKIRKFPGQTESTMSAEVELISTMAEKKPWTRPPIQMEFQVPMFTASGLRVRFLKVWEKSGYNTVEWVRYITKAGSYEIRC; this is encoded by the exons ATGCCTGTGGCGGCGTCTGCCATATACTTCCTTAATCTTCGTGGGGATGTCCTCATCAACCGCCTCTACCGCGATGACGTCGG TGGCAATATGGTGGATGCATTCCGAACGCATATAATGCAGACAAAAGAACTTGGTACTTGTCCTGTTCGGCAAATTGGAGGTTGTTCTTTCCTTTACATGAGAATCAGCAATGTGTACATTGTGATTGTTGTTAGCAGCAATGCCAATGTTGCTTGTGCTTTCAAGTTCGTTGTTGAG GCGGTTGCATTGTTTAAATCTTATTTTGGTGGGGCATTTGATGAAGATGCCATCAGGAATAATTTTGTTCTGATCTATGAGCTTCTTGATG aaattatggatttTGGTTATCCCCAAAATCTTTCACCTGAAATTTTGAAGCTTTACATTACTCAAGAAGGGGTTCGTTCTCCATTTTCATCTAAG CCATCAGAAAAGCCAGTCCCAAATGCAACACTACAAGTTACAGGTGCTGTTGGTTGGAGACGTGAGGGTCTTGTATATAAGAAGAATGAG GTTTTCTTGGACATTGTGGAAAGTGTTAATCTTCTTATGTCTTCTAAAG GGAGTGTTCTGCGTTGTGATGTGACTGGAAAGATTCTCATGAAATGCTTCCTCTCTGGGATGCCTGATCTAAAACTAGGCTTAAATGACAAAATTGGACTTGAAAAGGAATCACAGCTCAAGTCCAGGCCAGCTAAAAG TGGAAAGACCATCGAACTCGATGACGTTACCTTTCATCAGTGTGTAAACCTGACAAGATTCAACTCAGAAAAGACAGTCAGTTTCGTGCCTCCTGATGGTGAATTTGAATTGATGAA GTACCGTATTACTGAGGGTGTAAATCTCCCATTCCGAGTGTTGCCGACAATCAAAGAATTGGGAAGGACACGCATGGAAGTGAATGTCAAG GTGAAGAGTGTCTTTGGTGCAAAAATGTTTGCACTAGGAGTTGTAGTTAAGGTTCCGGTACCAAAGCAAACTGCAAAGGCAAGCTTCCAAGTTACATCAGGTCGAGCCAAATATAATGCTTCAATTGATTGCTTGGTTTGGAA GATACGAAAATTTCCTGGACAAACTGAATCAACTATGAGTGCAGAAGTTGAGTTGATTTCTACAATGGCAGAAAAGAAGCCATGGACTCGACCTCCGATTCAAATGGAATTTCAG GTTCCTATGTTCACTGCATCAGGATTGCGAGTCCGATTTCTCAAG GTTTGGGAGAAAAGTGGATACAACACCGTAGAGTGGGTTCGTTATATCACCAAAGCTGGTTCATATGAGATAAGATGTTAG